In the Fibrobacter sp. genome, AGGATGAATAATGAAAATGAATGCCAGGGATTGGTTCTGGACTCGGGCTCCGAAAAAATTTATCATTACCGACGATTCCGTTGAAATCGTTACGGAACCGCACACAGATTTGTGGCAGAGAACGTATTATCATTTTCGTAATGACAACGCTCCGGTTCTTCAAATAAAGACAGCGGAAAAGTTCTTTTCCTTTGTGGTTAAGACATCGTTTGAAAGCAAGCATCGCTTTGACCAGTGCGGCGTAGCCATGTATCTGGATAGCGAAAACTGGCTGAAGGCTTCCATCGAATACGAGAATGAAAAATTCCAGCACCTTGGAAGCGTGGCCACCAACATGGGCTATTCCGATTGGGCTACAACTGCGATCCGTGCCGATATTAAATCCATGTGGTATCGCTTCAGCCGTCGCGAAAATGACTTTTGCATTGAATGTTCCGAGGACGGTTCCAACTTCACGCAAATGAGAATTTGCCACATGTGGAAGGCAACCGATGAAATTCAGTTTGGCATTTACGCATGCAGTCCCGAAGATTCCTCCTTCAGGGCTGTATTTACCGACATGGAATTGACGGAATGCAAATGGCTTGCCCACGACGGACAAGCCCCAGACGAAAAAATTTAGAACGCTCCTTAAACTGTTCTTCCGCCCCACTCTTGGGAGTGGGATTTTTTTTATATCTCCCCTAAAGGGGATCATGCGCACTAAGGAATAAATTCCTAAGTGCTGTCCGTCCTCGACAAGGGCCCAAGAGATCAATCTCAAAGGGAAATGCGTTCTTCAGGAAAAAAGTGAAAATACTCAGAATGGAGTTAAATGCGTCTGCAATCGCATTGCAGGCACTTGCGTTTATTTTTGAATGTAATTATATTGTAGTTATACATCGAGGTCTATTATGGAAATAGATTTCGAGTGGGATGAAAAGAAGAATGAGATAAATCAGAAAAAACATGGCGTATCTTTTGAAGAAGCCAAGAGTTGCTTTGAAGATGAACATGCTAGAGTTTTCTTTGATGTAGAACATTCAAAAGATGAAGATCGTTCTATTCTCATAGGATTGTCTTCTGAACTAAGAATCTTGATTGTTGTCTATACGGAACGTATTAATGGTAATGATGATTTGATTGTCAATCGTATCATTAGTGCGCGAAAGGCGACGAAGAAAGAGTTTCAGTATTATTGGAATGCGCGTAAAGGAGACGAACCATGAAGAAAGAGTATGATTTTGAAAAAATGAAGGCAATAAGAAATCCTTATGCGGCTGCATTAAAAAAACAAATTACCATTCGGTTGAACTCTTCAACTATTGAGTATTTCAAGAAAATGTCCAAAGATCAGGGCATTCCTTATCAGACTTTGATTGATTCCTATTTGACAGACTGTGCGGTCAAAAAGAGAAAGATTTCAATTGAATGGAAATAAACCTTAAACCGTTCTTCCGCCCCACTCTTGCGAGTGGGATTTTTCATGCTCTAATGTTTTGTCGAAGTCGGCGAGAGGTTCGCAGTCTTTTTCGATGGCAAGTTGCGTTGCGTGAAGGCGGTTGAGGCAATCCATCTTTTCGCGGTCGCCGATTTTGGCGTGCTCGATGGCGCCTTTTAAAACGCGGATGGATTCGTCGTAAACGCGGGTGAGAACAGGGAAGGGGTGACCGTCCTTTCCGCCGTGGGCGAAGGAATAGCGGGCGGGGTCCCTAAAGCGGGAAGGTGTTCCGTTAATCACTTCGCTTACAAGTGTCAATGACTGCAACGTGCGGGGGCCAAGTCCCGGCGTAAGCAAAAGGCTTTCAAAATCCTTGGGGTCTGATTCATAGGCGGTGGCAAGAACTCCACCGAGGCGCCTCAAGTCAACGTCTTCGGCGTGGACTTCGTGACGGCTGGGCATAATGCAGTTGCGGGATGAATTTGCGACGATAGGGTCCCGCGATGGATTTATAATAAGGGGCTGTGCACTCTCCGGCGGGGCAAACAAATCCATTTGTGGCGAAACAATGACAGAAG is a window encoding:
- a CDS encoding DUF1349 domain-containing protein; this translates as MKMNARDWFWTRAPKKFIITDDSVEIVTEPHTDLWQRTYYHFRNDNAPVLQIKTAEKFFSFVVKTSFESKHRFDQCGVAMYLDSENWLKASIEYENEKFQHLGSVATNMGYSDWATTAIRADIKSMWYRFSRRENDFCIECSEDGSNFTQMRICHMWKATDEIQFGIYACSPEDSSFRAVFTDMELTECKWLAHDGQAPDEKI
- a CDS encoding BrnT family toxin — encoded protein: MEIDFEWDEKKNEINQKKHGVSFEEAKSCFEDEHARVFFDVEHSKDEDRSILIGLSSELRILIVVYTERINGNDDLIVNRIISARKATKKEFQYYWNARKGDEP
- a CDS encoding BrnA antitoxin family protein, which produces MKKEYDFEKMKAIRNPYAAALKKQITIRLNSSTIEYFKKMSKDQGIPYQTLIDSYLTDCAVKKRKISIEWK